A segment of the Prochlorococcus marinus str. SB genome:
AAAAGATTTAGAAAAATTTATTGTTTAAATACTTTATATCAATTGAGTTAAGCCCTCTTTGTAAAGCAAAAGAGTTGAAAAAATTCCTGAGGCCCACATTAAACCTCTAGCTGTGGGGATATTAAATACATAGGCACCAATATATAAAAAACGAAAAATAGGATGAATCAATGCTGCAATTATTGCAATATTAGAGTCAGTTAAAGTAATCAAACAAAGAAGACATGCGGGTGCATGTAGGGAAATACTTTCCCAACAATTTTGATGACACCAAACTGCTCTCTTTCCAAAAGAAGGTAATTCATCGAATAAAGCCCTTGGAGCAGACATATTTTCAACAGAATATCCCGCTTTAACTCGCCCTATAGTTAATGG
Coding sequences within it:
- a CDS encoding MAPEG family protein, producing MQVAFAWSLCLSVGVVLLSIIPLTIGRVKAGYSVENMSAPRALFDELPSFGKRAVWCHQNCWESISLHAPACLLCLITLTDSNIAIIAALIHPIFRFLYIGAYVFNIPTARGLMWASGIFSTLLLYKEGLTQLI